The Cottoperca gobio chromosome 22, fCotGob3.1, whole genome shotgun sequence genome contains a region encoding:
- the LOC115027514 gene encoding interferon alpha-inducible protein 27-like protein 2 has product MGLLTAALVGGGAVGAVAAAPLVLGVVGFTSAGIAVGSWAAGMMSAAAVANGGAVAAGSTVAVLQAAGAAGLPAVATAAVASGGAALGWLTAILI; this is encoded by the exons TGACTGCTGCGTTGGTTGGAGGAGGAGCAG TCGGTGCCGTTGCAGCAGCTCCTTTAGTTCTGGGTGTTGTAGGTTTCACCTCAGCTGGAATAGCTGTAGGCTCCTGGGCTGCCGGCAtgatgtctgctgctgcagtggcTAATGGAGGAGCAGTGGCAGCTGGAAGTACAGTGGCTGTTTTGCAGGCAGCAG GTGCAGCTGGTCTGCCAGCAGTTGCCACTGCAGCGGTGGCCAGTGGAGGAGCAGCGTTGGGATGGCTGACTGCAATCCTCATCTGA